From Deltaproteobacteria bacterium, the proteins below share one genomic window:
- a CDS encoding type II toxin-antitoxin system Phd/YefM family antitoxin, whose product MVKIPEIVPVSDFRQDAAAVLKKLRSGTGPLVVTQRGRAVAVMQSIEAYEQREREWDLLCLLAAGEREIAAGQGHGLDAVMDEAEALLGDDPL is encoded by the coding sequence ATGGTCAAGATCCCCGAAATTGTTCCGGTGAGTGATTTCCGGCAAGACGCGGCCGCGGTCCTCAAGAAGTTGCGGTCCGGCACCGGACCGCTGGTGGTCACGCAACGCGGGCGGGCCGTGGCGGTCATGCAGAGCATCGAAGCCTACGAACAGCGCGAGCGGGAATGGGATTTATTGTGCCTGTTGGCGGCCGGAGAGCGGGAGATCGCCGCCGGCCAAGGTCATGGCCTGGATGCGGTGATGGACGAGGCCGAGGCCCTGCTTGGAGACGATCCCTTGTGA
- a CDS encoding type II toxin-antitoxin system RelE/ParE family toxin, translated as MNIVFTPSARRHFLEVLEYIRRDDPKAARRFRDKAKSVLSRLADFPESGRAIPEFLGLPHREVIVRSYRFFYRIVDQTVWIVAVWHSAQLPADPKN; from the coding sequence GTGAACATCGTTTTCACTCCGTCGGCCAGACGGCATTTTCTCGAAGTCCTCGAATACATCCGCCGAGACGACCCGAAAGCAGCCAGAAGATTTCGAGACAAAGCCAAGTCCGTCCTGAGCCGACTGGCCGATTTTCCGGAATCGGGCCGGGCGATTCCCGAATTTTTGGGACTGCCCCATCGCGAAGTTATCGTACGGTCGTATCGGTTTTTTTACCGTATCGTTGACCAGACGGTGTGGATCGTTGCGGTCTGGCATTCGGCTCAATTGCCGGCCGATCCGAAGAATTGA